One Kitasatospora sp. MAP12-44 DNA segment encodes these proteins:
- a CDS encoding YbhB/YbcL family Raf kinase inhibitor-like protein: MSWNPYELLPPAASFSLTSSDLREGEKLAMPQVSGVLGAGGQDISPQLSWSGFPSGTKSFVVTNYDPDAPTASGFWHWAVVNIPADVTQLPAGAGDSSGSGLPRGAFQLPNDARTADYVGAAPPKGHGKHRYIFAVLALDVETVEIDREATPAYLMFNLFDRTLGRAFLTGWYER; the protein is encoded by the coding sequence ATGAGCTGGAACCCCTACGAGCTTCTTCCCCCAGCGGCCTCCTTCTCGCTGACCAGCAGCGACCTGCGGGAGGGGGAGAAGCTGGCGATGCCGCAGGTCAGCGGCGTCCTCGGGGCCGGCGGCCAGGACATCTCCCCGCAGCTCAGCTGGAGCGGCTTCCCGTCGGGGACGAAGAGCTTCGTGGTCACCAACTACGACCCCGACGCGCCCACGGCCAGCGGTTTCTGGCACTGGGCCGTGGTGAACATTCCCGCGGACGTCACCCAGTTGCCCGCCGGCGCCGGCGACTCGTCCGGATCGGGCCTTCCGCGGGGCGCCTTCCAGCTCCCGAACGACGCCAGGACGGCAGACTACGTCGGCGCCGCACCGCCGAAGGGCCACGGTAAGCACCGCTACATCTTCGCGGTCCTCGCCCTCGACGTCGAGACCGTCGAGATCGACAGGGAGGCCACGCCCGCCTACCTGATGTTCAACCTCTTCGACCGCACCCTCGGACGCGCCTTCCTGACAGGCTGGTACGAGCGGTAG
- a CDS encoding acyl-CoA dehydrogenase, translating into MPAPATGIIPLLARHPELGELRSRLTAFLDTHLPAPVREDDPRPDWLALRAAASAAGLTGIDVAFPDVPDEGPGVTGRVAQGMAMFLAGQRDCDARELFSTGHAAMPLRYGSPALARHTREQVVTAGKLVGVAASEPHSGSDLRGFRTVLVDHGDHFTLSGSKGLLSRVEEAYGFVVFCKLVDRQDVGRVDLRTVPLSAVWVPMDATGVLTETTDPLGMRGWSFGHLHFVDTRLDKDFLLGEPGDGRRIFDAHFSAWRLMMSLVCLGAAAAAIQESAARTRSRTVGRMPLAGIPSVVARLGTAAAEVEAATAWCFALLERIDQGESDIAACSAAKALATDAAYRAVDLALQLHGSEGYTRQTPMEKRLRDIRGLRIADGPNDTLYSVLAHSLLIEQQRAEDAQLLAHH; encoded by the coding sequence ATGCCCGCGCCTGCCACCGGCATCATCCCGCTGCTGGCCCGTCACCCCGAACTCGGGGAGCTGCGGTCCCGCCTGACGGCCTTTCTGGACACCCATCTGCCCGCGCCGGTCCGCGAGGACGACCCCCGGCCCGACTGGCTCGCCCTGCGGGCTGCCGCCTCGGCCGCCGGGCTCACCGGCATCGACGTCGCCTTCCCTGACGTTCCGGACGAGGGGCCGGGCGTCACCGGGCGGGTGGCCCAGGGCATGGCCATGTTCCTCGCCGGGCAACGCGATTGCGACGCCCGCGAGCTCTTCAGTACCGGACACGCCGCCATGCCGCTGCGCTACGGCTCGCCCGCTCTCGCCCGTCACACCCGCGAACAGGTCGTCACGGCAGGCAAGTTGGTGGGCGTCGCGGCCAGCGAGCCGCACTCGGGATCGGACCTGCGGGGCTTTCGCACCGTCCTGGTCGACCACGGCGACCACTTCACGCTGTCGGGCTCCAAGGGCCTGCTCAGTAGGGTCGAAGAGGCCTACGGCTTCGTCGTCTTCTGCAAACTCGTCGACCGGCAGGACGTCGGCCGGGTCGACCTGCGGACCGTACCGCTCTCCGCGGTCTGGGTCCCGATGGACGCCACGGGCGTGCTCACCGAGACCACCGATCCGCTGGGCATGCGCGGCTGGAGCTTCGGCCATCTGCACTTCGTCGACACCCGGTTGGACAAGGACTTCCTTCTCGGCGAACCCGGCGACGGCCGCCGGATCTTCGACGCGCACTTCTCCGCCTGGCGGTTGATGATGTCCCTGGTCTGCCTCGGCGCCGCCGCGGCAGCGATCCAGGAGTCCGCGGCCCGCACCCGCAGCCGCACCGTCGGGCGGATGCCGCTGGCCGGCATCCCCTCCGTCGTCGCCCGACTGGGCACCGCCGCCGCCGAGGTCGAGGCCGCCACGGCCTGGTGCTTCGCACTCCTGGAGCGCATCGACCAGGGCGAGAGCGACATCGCCGCCTGCTCGGCCGCCAAGGCACTGGCCACCGACGCCGCCTACCGCGCCGTCGACCTCGCCCTCCAACTGCACGGCAGCGAGGGCTACACCCGGCAGACCCCGATGGAGAAGCGACTGCGCGACATCCGGGGGCTGCGCATCGCCGACGGCCCCAACGACACGCTCTACAGCGTGCTGGCCCACTCCCTGCTGATCGAGCAGCAGCGGGCCGAGGACGCCCAACTCCTCGCCCATCACTGA
- a CDS encoding nuclear transport factor 2 family protein, with the protein MDASASEPTQELHGREALAPVFDNLNAYRATTHFNGQSTVTLDGDRASGESYCLAHHVSYGADAERTIMIASIRYLDQFVKREGEWFFAERRLMVDWTETRPSTP; encoded by the coding sequence ATGGACGCCTCCGCGTCCGAGCCGACCCAGGAACTGCACGGGCGCGAAGCCCTCGCGCCGGTCTTCGACAACCTGAACGCCTACCGGGCCACCACCCACTTCAACGGCCAGAGCACCGTGACACTCGACGGCGACCGCGCGAGCGGCGAGAGCTACTGCCTGGCCCACCACGTCTCCTACGGCGCGGATGCCGAGCGCACGATCATGATCGCGTCCATCCGCTACCTGGACCAGTTCGTCAAGCGCGAAGGCGAGTGGTTCTTCGCCGAACGACGTCTGATGGTCGACTGGACCGAGACCCGCCCCAGCACTCCTTGA
- a CDS encoding erythromycin esterase family protein gives MTEKTTIGRRPLLMAAAATVGALLAPTPAYADQKAPATRDGQDPLRALERAAHPLRSTEPGPDTADLRPLGAMIGDATVVGLGEATHGSHEFFTLKERVFRYLVEEKGFTTFALEIGWPSGLLLDEYVQSGRGDARQVVKEALGGSPFGREEFLHLVEWMRDHNRRRPGHRVHFMGDDVAAPRMGDDFFERVTGYVSRQHPQLLARFTELYTGLRPLDDVFVYLGEPLAKRQRLAANAQQAFELLQGQPGAGGEEFEWTVQHARSIAQTAAFLATDFDDPRAVAAAELDRDRLMADNITWWQRHTGHRMLLSAHDQHVGYVTAEPEMYAKLQGAFLRETLGKAYLAIGTTFDQGSFLSEDKSLDGAWKKFTVDAAAPGSNEYVLDQVRYPDYFLDTRSAPAAARAWLGTARPTRQIGTAYPCPLDNVPIGPSFDVLIHLHRVREADILR, from the coding sequence ATGACCGAGAAGACGACGATAGGGCGACGCCCGCTCCTGATGGCGGCTGCGGCCACGGTGGGGGCACTGCTCGCTCCCACGCCGGCGTACGCGGACCAGAAGGCCCCGGCGACGCGTGATGGCCAGGACCCGCTCCGCGCCCTCGAGCGGGCGGCCCACCCGCTGCGGTCGACGGAACCGGGGCCGGACACGGCCGACCTGCGACCCCTGGGCGCGATGATCGGGGACGCCACGGTGGTGGGCCTGGGCGAGGCCACGCACGGGTCGCACGAGTTCTTCACCCTGAAGGAGCGGGTCTTCCGGTACCTCGTCGAGGAGAAGGGCTTCACCACCTTCGCCCTGGAGATCGGCTGGCCGTCGGGACTGCTGCTCGACGAGTACGTCCAGAGCGGCCGAGGGGACGCGCGCCAGGTCGTGAAGGAGGCGCTGGGCGGATCGCCGTTCGGGCGCGAGGAGTTCCTGCACCTCGTCGAGTGGATGCGGGACCACAACCGACGCCGACCCGGCCACCGGGTCCACTTCATGGGCGATGACGTCGCAGCTCCCAGGATGGGAGACGACTTCTTCGAGCGGGTCACCGGCTACGTCAGCCGGCAGCACCCGCAGCTGCTGGCGCGCTTCACCGAGCTCTACACCGGCCTGCGCCCCCTCGACGACGTCTTCGTCTACCTGGGCGAACCGCTGGCGAAGCGGCAGCGGCTGGCGGCCAACGCCCAGCAGGCCTTTGAGCTGCTGCAGGGCCAACCGGGCGCGGGAGGTGAGGAGTTCGAGTGGACGGTGCAGCACGCCCGGTCCATCGCGCAGACCGCCGCGTTCCTCGCCACCGACTTCGACGACCCCAGGGCGGTGGCCGCCGCGGAGCTCGACCGCGACCGGCTGATGGCCGACAACATCACCTGGTGGCAGCGGCACACCGGTCACCGGATGCTGCTGTCGGCACACGACCAGCATGTCGGATATGTGACCGCCGAGCCCGAGATGTACGCGAAGCTGCAGGGCGCGTTCCTGCGCGAGACGCTCGGCAAGGCCTACCTCGCCATCGGAACCACCTTCGACCAGGGCTCGTTCCTGTCGGAGGACAAGAGCCTCGACGGCGCGTGGAAGAAGTTCACGGTGGACGCGGCCGCTCCCGGCAGCAACGAGTACGTCCTCGACCAGGTCCGCTATCCCGACTACTTCCTCGACACCCGCAGCGCCCCGGCCGCGGCCCGCGCCTGGCTGGGCACCGCCCGCCCCACCCGCCAGATCGGCACCGCATACCCGTGCCCGCTCGACAACGTCCCGATCGGTCCGTCCTTCGACGTCCTCATCCACCTCCACCGCGTACGGGAGGCCGACATCTTGCGGTGA
- a CDS encoding S53 family peptidase: MPQQSSSPAARRLRAGRLAAVAAAATLVATGVAAPAAEAAGPGRTELPSGMPSAGPGGSVDTGAAPGNWGLSLRVYLAGKDPVGMVRAAQRVSDPAGRDYAHYLTPAQFDQRYGTTPAQAAKVSDWLSGFGMHVTPGANAHYLTVTATVDQVQQAFATSLHAYAYGAGQPPRMLFPTGGISVPAALGHDISTVLGLDDFHPAIPDTPAPAAPQPAAPLPTAPRTTASRAAAPRTAAAAAAAAAPAPASAPAPASAPASAPATPPCSQWWGQNSSPIPPVNGRTSAIDAVCGYTPQQLRDAYGVTNSQYTGKGRTVAVVLDGALPTMEADADTFFAVHGVPGFAPGQYSENFGPNFAASCRGNSDAPEEPLDVETLHIAAPDAKVVYVGADCDMSGGYGGGSLPFLDAHTRIVDQHLADVVTDSFPTREDGDSPATVAAWDQMFQQGALEGVGFDYSSGDAGDGASGEDAGSPRNVSFPASDQWATSVGGTTLEIGKNGQVAGELGWGNNAAQINPQGTGYLTPPPGQFFMGSGGGPSNLVSEPWYQKNVVPSTLATNAGTESARRVQPDIAADGDRATGWLIGFTTPGGAYHEEIGAGTSGSSPLIAALEADAAQASGHALGFANPLIYKLRNTPAIRDIVPAPAGQEPWAVTFLPSWDDPNAFNTYLTQFDQDGSLKTAPGYDDVTGVGSATADFVRFFARY; encoded by the coding sequence TTGCCCCAGCAATCCTCTTCCCCCGCCGCCCGGCGGCTTCGGGCCGGCCGGCTGGCCGCCGTCGCGGCCGCCGCCACCCTGGTCGCCACGGGCGTGGCGGCACCGGCTGCCGAGGCCGCGGGCCCGGGCCGCACCGAGCTGCCGTCGGGGATGCCCAGCGCGGGTCCGGGCGGAAGCGTCGACACCGGTGCGGCACCGGGCAATTGGGGACTGTCGCTGCGGGTCTACCTGGCCGGAAAGGACCCGGTCGGCATGGTCAGGGCCGCACAGCGGGTGTCCGACCCGGCCGGGCGCGACTACGCCCACTATCTGACGCCCGCCCAGTTCGACCAGCGCTACGGCACCACCCCGGCGCAGGCGGCGAAGGTCAGCGACTGGCTCAGCGGCTTCGGCATGCACGTCACGCCCGGCGCCAACGCCCACTACCTGACGGTCACCGCGACCGTGGATCAGGTGCAGCAGGCCTTCGCCACCTCGCTGCACGCCTACGCCTACGGAGCCGGGCAGCCTCCCCGGATGCTCTTCCCGACGGGCGGGATCTCGGTGCCGGCCGCGCTCGGCCACGACATCAGCACGGTGCTCGGCCTCGACGACTTCCACCCCGCCATTCCGGACACCCCTGCCCCGGCGGCACCCCAGCCGGCGGCACCCCTGCCCACGGCACCCCGGACCACGGCATCCCGGGCAGCAGCACCTCGGACTGCCGCGGCTGCGGCTGCGGCTGCGGCCCCGGCCCCGGCCTCGGCCCCGGCCCCGGCCTCGGCCCCGGCCTCGGCCCCGGCCACGCCGCCCTGCTCGCAGTGGTGGGGCCAGAACAGCTCGCCGATCCCGCCGGTCAACGGCCGCACCAGCGCCATCGACGCGGTCTGCGGTTACACCCCGCAGCAGCTGCGCGACGCCTACGGGGTGACCAACAGCCAGTACACCGGCAAGGGCCGCACGGTGGCCGTCGTGCTGGACGGCGCGCTGCCCACCATGGAGGCCGACGCCGACACGTTCTTCGCCGTGCACGGCGTGCCGGGCTTCGCCCCCGGCCAGTACAGCGAGAACTTCGGCCCGAACTTCGCCGCCTCCTGCCGCGGCAACTCCGACGCGCCGGAGGAGCCGCTGGACGTGGAGACGCTCCACATCGCCGCGCCGGACGCCAAGGTGGTCTACGTCGGCGCCGACTGCGACATGAGCGGCGGCTACGGCGGCGGCAGCCTGCCCTTCCTGGACGCCCACACCCGGATCGTGGACCAGCACCTCGCGGACGTGGTGACCGACTCGTTCCCCACCCGGGAGGACGGCGACTCGCCCGCCACCGTGGCGGCCTGGGACCAGATGTTCCAGCAGGGCGCACTGGAGGGCGTCGGCTTCGACTACTCCTCCGGCGACGCCGGTGACGGCGCGTCCGGGGAGGACGCGGGCTCCCCGCGCAACGTGAGCTTCCCGGCTTCCGACCAGTGGGCGACCTCCGTCGGGGGCACCACGCTGGAGATCGGCAAGAACGGCCAGGTGGCCGGCGAACTCGGCTGGGGCAACAACGCGGCGCAGATCAACCCGCAGGGCACCGGGTACCTGACCCCGCCGCCCGGACAGTTCTTCATGGGCTCGGGCGGTGGACCCAGCAACCTGGTCAGCGAGCCCTGGTACCAGAAGAACGTGGTCCCCTCGACCCTGGCGACCAATGCGGGCACCGAGTCGGCCCGCCGAGTGCAGCCGGACATCGCCGCCGACGGTGACCGCGCCACCGGTTGGCTGATCGGCTTCACCACCCCGGGCGGCGCCTACCACGAGGAGATCGGGGCCGGCACCAGCGGCTCCTCCCCGCTGATCGCCGCGCTGGAAGCCGACGCGGCCCAGGCCTCCGGCCATGCCCTCGGCTTCGCCAACCCGCTGATCTACAAGCTGCGCAACACCCCTGCGATCCGCGACATCGTGCCGGCCCCGGCCGGTCAGGAGCCCTGGGCGGTGACCTTCCTGCCGAGCTGGGACGACCCGAACGCCTTCAACACCTACCTGACCCAGTTCGACCAGGACGGCTCGCTGAAGACCGCACCCGGCTACGACGACGTGACCGGCGTCGGCTCGGCAACCGCGGACTTCGTACGCTTCTTCGCTCGATACTGA
- a CDS encoding AMP-binding protein, with amino-acid sequence MPATAPTRTEVTEVTEILEVLGAAPDREVLLHHGRATTAGELRDLTHRLARALRAQGIDRHHTVTLLSANLPEVIAARYAANLVGCRVNQLYGKLPAQTQAVMVRDVETHALIVDPHHAGRAAEITETAPVGAVLVLGPSAVGTDLLALAAAQPADPFPSRARSTDVRTIRHSGGTTGHSKGICIGYGQVRRFGPDLDGDPSHPPRLLVCTTLAHAAGQLTDKVLRAGGSAVLLDDFDAGTVLAAIEQERITDVFLMPPLLYQLLDHPRSEHTDTSSLRRLTYGGCQASPARLTDAIRRFGPVLVQLYGQHEAGIVSVLDAADHDPSRPERLRSVGRIAPGYRVAIRDESGRDLPAGARGELCVSSDSLMLGYWKQPELTAEVLKDGWLRTGDLGYLDDEGYLYIVDRLKDLINTGGGHVYTSEVEDLLNSHPEVRQSAVFGVPDGNQVERVHAVVVPAPGARPDEDELRSLVRTRRGPLHEPAHIAFLPALPLTDAGKPDKKLLRRQAATR; translated from the coding sequence ATGCCAGCCACTGCGCCCACCCGCACCGAAGTCACCGAAGTCACCGAAATCCTGGAGGTGTTGGGAGCCGCGCCCGACCGGGAGGTACTGCTCCACCACGGACGGGCCACCACCGCCGGGGAGCTTCGCGACCTCACCCACCGCCTGGCGCGGGCCCTGCGCGCCCAGGGCATCGACCGCCACCACACCGTCACGCTGCTGAGCGCCAACCTGCCGGAGGTCATCGCCGCACGCTACGCCGCCAACCTGGTCGGCTGCCGGGTCAACCAGCTCTACGGCAAGCTGCCGGCCCAGACGCAGGCCGTCATGGTCCGCGATGTCGAGACGCACGCGCTGATCGTCGATCCCCACCATGCGGGCCGGGCCGCCGAAATCACCGAGACGGCCCCCGTCGGGGCCGTCCTGGTTCTCGGCCCCAGCGCGGTGGGGACCGACCTGCTGGCGCTGGCCGCCGCCCAGCCGGCCGACCCGTTCCCGAGCCGGGCCCGGTCGACGGACGTACGGACCATCCGCCACTCCGGCGGCACCACCGGCCACTCCAAGGGGATATGCATCGGCTACGGGCAGGTCCGCCGGTTCGGCCCCGACCTGGACGGTGACCCGTCGCACCCGCCGCGGCTGCTGGTCTGCACCACCCTCGCCCACGCTGCCGGACAGCTGACCGACAAGGTGCTGCGGGCCGGCGGCAGTGCGGTCCTGCTGGACGACTTCGACGCGGGCACCGTCCTGGCGGCGATCGAACAAGAACGCATCACCGACGTGTTCCTGATGCCGCCGCTGCTCTACCAGTTGCTGGATCACCCACGGTCCGAGCACACCGACACCAGCAGCCTGCGCCGCCTCACCTATGGCGGCTGCCAGGCATCACCGGCCCGGCTCACCGACGCGATCCGGCGTTTCGGCCCGGTGCTGGTGCAGCTCTACGGGCAGCACGAGGCAGGCATCGTCAGCGTCCTCGACGCCGCTGACCACGATCCGAGCCGCCCCGAACGGCTGCGTTCGGTCGGCCGGATCGCGCCCGGCTACCGGGTGGCGATCCGCGACGAGTCGGGCCGGGACCTGCCGGCCGGTGCGCGCGGCGAGCTCTGCGTCAGCTCGGACAGCCTGATGCTGGGCTACTGGAAGCAGCCTGAGCTGACCGCCGAGGTCCTCAAGGACGGCTGGCTGCGGACCGGCGACCTCGGCTACCTGGACGACGAGGGCTACCTCTACATCGTCGACCGGCTGAAGGACCTGATCAACACCGGTGGCGGCCATGTGTACACCTCCGAGGTCGAGGACCTGCTCAACTCCCACCCCGAGGTCCGCCAGAGCGCGGTCTTCGGCGTCCCCGACGGCAACCAGGTGGAACGCGTCCACGCCGTCGTCGTGCCCGCCCCGGGCGCACGGCCCGACGAGGACGAGCTCCGCAGCCTGGTCCGCACCCGGCGAGGCCCCCTCCACGAACCGGCGCACATCGCCTTCCTCCCCGCACTCCCGCTCACCGACGCCGGCAAACCCGACAAGAAACTCCTCCGCCGGCAAGCAGCCACCCGGTAG
- a CDS encoding DUF4097 family beta strand repeat-containing protein, translating to MQKFETPAPISAVLDIPAGRIQFIAADRADTTVEVLPSDAAKSRDIKAAEQTTVVYADGVLRITAAAPGNQLLGPSGSLEVTVQLPAGSRIEAKTASAELRGVGRLGDVAFEGAYRQIKIDEAASLRLTAVDGDVEIGRLGGPAEISTARGDIRIAEAVRGTVVLRTQSGDITVGAAAGVSAALDAGTGYGRISNALKNDGTVELDIRATTSHGDITARSL from the coding sequence ATGCAGAAGTTCGAGACCCCCGCCCCGATCTCCGCCGTCCTGGACATCCCCGCCGGACGCATCCAGTTCATCGCCGCAGACCGCGCCGACACCACCGTCGAGGTCCTGCCCTCCGATGCAGCCAAGAGCCGCGACATCAAGGCCGCTGAGCAGACCACCGTCGTCTACGCCGACGGCGTCCTGCGGATCACGGCCGCAGCCCCCGGCAACCAGCTGCTCGGCCCCTCCGGATCCCTGGAGGTCACCGTCCAACTGCCCGCCGGCTCCCGCATCGAGGCCAAGACCGCCAGCGCCGAGCTCCGCGGCGTCGGCCGCCTCGGCGACGTCGCCTTCGAGGGCGCGTACCGGCAGATCAAGATCGACGAGGCCGCGAGCCTCCGCCTCACCGCGGTCGACGGCGACGTCGAGATCGGTCGGCTGGGCGGCCCCGCGGAGATCAGCACCGCAAGGGGCGACATCCGGATCGCCGAGGCCGTGCGCGGCACGGTCGTGCTCCGCACACAGTCCGGCGACATCACGGTCGGCGCCGCCGCCGGCGTCTCGGCCGCCCTGGACGCCGGCACCGGCTACGGCCGCATCAGCAACGCCCTCAAGAACGACGGCACCGTCGAACTCGACATCCGCGCCACCACCTCCCACGGCGACATCACCGCCCGCAGTCTCTGA
- a CDS encoding alpha/beta fold hydrolase, with product MTKNSTSSSTGSKTDSKWTGMVPVDDTALAVTDTGGPGIPVVYLNGQFATQGYWRRVIAELGSEWRHITYDERGRGTKSKRSADYSFEAAVRDVDAVLAARGVDRAVVVGWSYGAFIGAHWANRNPERALGAVMVDGAYPYDWLDEAMEQRIRKLFRRMGWFTPLLRPTGLTPRLTADQQADSNIELGRISRERELGPVLDGIAVPLRYVVASGSSLGSRGDEQERIRTSLDAVTARNPNIEISAKVASNHGAILKRDFPAIAEAVREVAALDQGRRG from the coding sequence ATGACGAAGAACAGCACGTCGTCCTCGACTGGTTCGAAGACCGACTCGAAGTGGACCGGCATGGTGCCGGTCGACGACACGGCCCTGGCCGTCACCGACACCGGCGGTCCCGGCATCCCGGTGGTCTACCTCAACGGCCAGTTCGCCACTCAGGGCTACTGGCGGCGGGTTATCGCCGAACTGGGCTCGGAGTGGCGGCACATCACCTACGACGAGCGGGGTCGCGGCACGAAGTCGAAGCGTTCGGCGGACTACTCCTTCGAGGCCGCCGTCCGGGATGTCGATGCCGTCCTCGCGGCCAGGGGTGTGGACCGGGCGGTGGTGGTGGGCTGGTCCTACGGGGCGTTCATCGGGGCGCACTGGGCCAACCGGAATCCGGAGCGTGCCCTGGGCGCGGTCATGGTCGACGGCGCGTACCCGTACGACTGGCTGGACGAGGCGATGGAGCAGCGGATCCGGAAGCTGTTCCGGCGGATGGGCTGGTTCACGCCGCTGCTGCGCCCGACCGGCCTCACCCCGCGGCTGACTGCCGACCAGCAGGCCGACAGCAACATCGAGCTCGGCAGGATCTCCCGCGAGCGCGAGTTGGGCCCCGTGCTGGACGGCATCGCCGTCCCGCTGCGGTATGTGGTCGCTTCGGGATCGTCCCTCGGAAGCCGCGGTGACGAGCAGGAACGGATCCGTACCAGCCTCGATGCGGTGACCGCCCGCAACCCGAACATCGAGATCAGCGCGAAGGTCGCCAGCAACCACGGTGCGATCCTCAAGAGGGACTTCCCGGCCATCGCGGAGGCCGTACGCGAGGTCGCCGCCCTCGACCAGGGCCGCCGGGGCTGA
- a CDS encoding helix-turn-helix domain-containing protein translates to MELAESCMVVPAAGVTTGGASLAHLDLALSLVHDHSPALAELTAGYLVVDSLPSQASYAIPAHLARTDPLVGALERHLRDRLDRPFCLADAASALGVSKRTLQRTVQRALGIPPVRFAQRIRLDHAVHLLRTTDLSVEVVAATSVTRTASRSPH, encoded by the coding sequence GTGGAGCTCGCCGAGTCGTGCATGGTCGTGCCGGCGGCCGGGGTGACGACTGGCGGAGCCTCCCTCGCCCACCTCGACCTGGCCCTCTCCCTGGTCCACGACCACAGCCCGGCACTCGCCGAGCTCACCGCCGGCTATCTGGTCGTGGACTCCCTTCCCAGCCAAGCGAGTTACGCGATCCCTGCCCACCTGGCCCGGACCGATCCGCTCGTCGGCGCCCTCGAACGCCACCTACGGGACCGTCTCGACCGCCCGTTCTGCCTCGCCGACGCGGCCAGCGCGCTCGGCGTCAGCAAGCGCACCCTCCAGCGCACGGTACAGCGGGCGCTCGGCATTCCACCGGTCCGCTTCGCCCAACGGATCCGGCTCGACCACGCGGTACACCTGTTGCGCACCACCGACCTCTCGGTGGAGGTGGTCGCCGCCACGTCGGTTACGAGAACGGCATCACGCTCACCACACTGA
- a CDS encoding 2,3,4,5-tetrahydropyridine-2,6-dicarboxylate N-succinyltransferase: MRNRGVDVASLRSELEDLWERRDEVSLESAEAVAAVDVAIDLLDTGRVRVAELVDGQVVVHEWLKNAILLLYKQASPQISQFGPFQCADKIPLKARIDGSGVQVSPGAVIRRGSYQEPGVVVMPSHLGIGSYVGEGTLVDSWVGIGSCAQIGRNVHLSGGVGLGGMIEPPMAKPVVIEDDAFIGARSMVYSGARVGEGALLGAGALLTDTIPVIDAATGEELSRGEVPPWTVAVPASRPREFDGGTFGLPCLLVIKHLKKGERHDKAKLNDAVRSNPPVIL; this comes from the coding sequence ATGCGAAATCGTGGTGTCGATGTGGCGAGCTTGCGCAGCGAGCTCGAAGACCTCTGGGAGCGACGGGACGAGGTCTCGCTGGAGTCCGCCGAGGCGGTGGCCGCCGTCGACGTGGCGATCGACCTGCTGGACACCGGTCGCGTGCGGGTGGCCGAGCTGGTGGACGGTCAGGTCGTGGTGCACGAGTGGCTGAAGAACGCGATCCTCCTGCTCTACAAGCAGGCATCGCCGCAGATCTCGCAGTTCGGCCCCTTCCAGTGCGCCGACAAGATCCCGCTGAAGGCCCGGATCGACGGCTCCGGGGTCCAGGTGTCGCCGGGTGCGGTGATCCGGCGGGGCAGCTACCAGGAGCCCGGCGTCGTGGTGATGCCGAGTCACCTCGGCATCGGCTCGTACGTCGGCGAGGGCACCCTGGTGGACTCCTGGGTCGGCATCGGCTCGTGCGCCCAGATCGGCCGGAACGTCCACCTGTCCGGTGGGGTCGGGCTGGGCGGCATGATCGAGCCTCCCATGGCCAAACCGGTGGTGATCGAGGACGACGCCTTCATCGGCGCCCGTTCGATGGTCTACAGCGGGGCCCGGGTCGGCGAGGGCGCGCTGCTGGGCGCCGGAGCCCTGCTGACCGACACGATTCCGGTGATCGACGCGGCCACCGGCGAGGAGCTCAGCCGCGGTGAGGTGCCGCCGTGGACGGTTGCCGTCCCCGCCAGCCGTCCGCGCGAGTTCGACGGCGGAACCTTCGGCCTGCCCTGCCTGCTGGTGATCAAGCACCTCAAGAAGGGCGAGCGGCACGACAAGGCCAAGCTCAACGACGCGGTGCGCAGCAACCCGCCGGTCATTCTCTGA